tcaggcattgtgaatagttttaccaagatacataaacatgttatgagcggttatactaaacacacatattgataatccaaagatttgaaatgaataacaataccaataagcctagcgatttcctttcgattcgcaaaacaagtttatgaattgtacttcttttaaacgaatgtaaaatattgtaAAACATTACAACTTGAAATAACTAAGATTTCAAGGAGAGTttgagaaaccaaggaaatcaaggcatgatggatcgaggagtttttcaaagctttatttttttaatccatatgtattaatagtttttcactaaaattgacaaagggggagattattagagcatcgctcggtcgaactcacaagtgttgttatatcaagcttgttgtcaaatttagttgtcaaaactatatcataatttctagtctacaattagttaagtctcggtctaggatagtgtagttgagaaacgagccagtaatcatttgcgttctaccgtttgaaggtgaagatcaaccgaagcttttggagaacttcatcaacaaaagttaagtgaagactgaaccacctatatctcaagttatattcacttttatatCCTTGAAACGTTTCTCGCATAACTATGTAAACTATCTtgtatagacaagaatttcgagtcgacaACTAATTATTTAgattacgaatttctcgaaatataatgactaagcttaatgaacattaattcatacttgatcaatttcggtggagaacaatttattgttcggaaccaaatcatgattcaattttatgtatcattgatgttattcaggaatgtttcggattgatttagagaaatatagaactattatatCCCGAATACAAGACactgttatcagtcttacaaagtGAGAAAATTGTAGTAtctctgaagccgtattacatgtaccggtacacgtagtggagtagctatatatatttactttcatatttgtgtgatatgcatactcgaatgcacatcatgggaaaatatgtttgtttcgtgatccggataggtatgcatattcctatgcaaaccatttttgagttgtggtaagggaaccgggttaaagtattcaaaccggtatgcgaaccaatacagTTATATGTTCTAGAacaagtttagtacccaaaccggtaaaagtgaaaaggttctgtgaactccggaaccggtaaagTCTTAAGATTTACAAACCAGTTTGCGAACTGAAAAAGTTATGTCAACTCTGGAACTCAGTTTtgcaccaaagtttgcaaaccggtacgtcaactgaaaaagttatgttaactccggaactcggttttgcttataattttgcaaaccggtccgcgtaccatggctcagccgattcacgaacgactcaAGTATttttactttgtgcatttaccaactatgtcgtttatgattcaattgcgattaaattatttctatgggataatttgcatttgatcaattctctataaATATACTAgaattatttgatcacatgattgtgactcaagatcaatgtctttgtgttcatgaaaatgagtgttaagcttttaagttcaaatcggctagtttcggctaaccatgttgaacataatctttatacacggttcggttacggtttacctaaccagagtgtatatcttgtttatgtgaataagattcaaagtgttcatctaacggtgaatattgtttgcttggttccaaagctatcttagcttaaacctaaaacaatctATGCTTTGAATGTTTACATAAGGGAAACTCTTGGCATCTatgatctttgaatcccgacactactttttggtgtgtcctagttgtatctagagtcctcctctccagaaacccttttagggcctagcgactatcaaagacttcattaggattcgtgaagccaggtccaattattttttatcttgataacttgagtatcatgatcttgctcgattgttgatttatcacttgaacaagatagatagaaatcacaaagttctattcgtctcaaactttttgattccgcaagttttgtacttgtgaggtgaataataatttaggttttcttgttaacaaaatttatggtgtctgtgttatttcttttttcgcgttatattgtttatctttataactaaaatatcacaggttgtgcgttgatcaatcacggTAGATAGGTCCGGCCTAGTTTGATCCTTGATTATTgatctttgataccgtccaagaactctctttgtaattaggttcacggattcaattctaTAACCGTTTTAATAACAAGAGAGATggagatataactctaggcactttccttgattgagtttttactctaaGTTTGTCCACACATATtgctacgaaaaagttggtggtgtattttggtacctcaGTGTTTTCACTTTGTGGCTCTATCAAATGTGTTGTTGTTCTTATTTCCTTCCGACCTCttgtgattgaaccttatctatcaGATGTTGATGCTCTTGTAGCTGCATGGCTCCCGGGAAGTGAAGGTCAAAGTGTGACTGATGTCTTATATGGGATTTACGGATTCAATGGAAAGTTTTCAGGAACTTGGTTTATGGTTCCCAGGAAGTGAAGGTCAAAGTGCGACTGATGTCTTATATGGGAATTACGGATTCACTGGAAAGCTTTCAAGAACTTGGTTTAAGTCGTAGTTCAGCTCCCGATGAATTACGGGACTAACTAACATTATGACCCACTGTTCCCCATTGGTTCTGGAATTGAAACCAAACCAGCAAATACAACTGCTTAGATTTTGATGTTTGGCTGTTTCCCACTGTTCCCCTTTGGTAATACTCTTCttaatttttctaggttctcACAGTTCTTTCCCCATAGAATTTGGATTCGGTTTTTATTTGTCAAGTACACACAATTGTTTTACAAGCATTATAGCCTAATATTTTCTTACTTCTGATTCTGAAATTGCTCATCAGACATTTTTGCTAGCTATTCATTGCAATCCAAAATCACTTCCCATGGAAATATGGTCACTGGCATGGTTAGCCTTAAATGTAAGGAATCCATGACAGGATGACGTAAAAGAAACAAAGGAACTAACGATAAATGTGTTGTTGCTCACAAATTTACAATCAAAGAGTGAAAAAATTGTTATCGTTTTCTCTGCCAATGTTAAGAAACGCAACTGAGATTCTTATAACTAAAAGATAGCATGGGGGGAAAATATGAGGAAATCACTATATAAACCTGGAATGTGCTCTATAACATCATTTTACACACCTATGAGATATGAATATAACCTAAGCACCCTTTTTGGCGTTCCATGGCTTGAGCACAGCCACAACTATGATAACCACAATTATAAGAAGAATGATGATAGCTATGCACATCCATTTTCGAGAATTCCTTTGAAGCTTCTTTGCTTTCTGGAGAGCAGTGTTTCCAGATTGAACATGGTCTACAGCACTTGAAACCTAACCATATTGAAAAGAAGTATAAGAACAAATCTGTTGTTTTTACATCTCTGTGTTGCTTAAAAACCCATCTCTATTAGTGTTCAGTGTTTATGTACCTGTGATTCTATGTTGTCCAGCATGTCACCTTGTGACTCCACCAACACCGCCATGTCCATGAATATCTAGAAATGAACATGCACAAGCTATAATTAGTCTAACCCACCTTCAGAAACAGAAACTGAAGAATAGATAACTGTTCTCATTGTACCATTGTCTGTTTGTTAAACAATCTGAGATCTAATGGGAAAGAGTAGAAACCTGCTGCAACTCTAGAAGCTTCTTTTCGACGTCCCTAACCGCCTCATGACGTTCTTGAATTTCTGCCAGGGTGTCCATTACCTGAAAACAGAGGGGTTCTATTTCAAAACTGCACAGCATTTTCATCACAAATATAcaagagaagaaaaaacaaaccTGGCCTCGACCGTGTTCCTGAATAGCTTTCTGGAAGATTTGATCACCATCTCCAGTCTCAATCAATTGGTCGATTGTCTGCAAGATATCAATGACAGCAGGCAATGTTAGTACATGTGAAATTGCAACAACTTGGGAGCAGCAGAGTAACAAATTAAGAGGGCAGGAAATAGTACCTCTTCGTCAGCTCTTGTACCCGTCACTGGTGATTAAAGATACCAACAAAAGGTTAAAGAGTCAGCACCATAGGGATAGAAGTCCATTTGATGAAACTAAAGAATTCAGTCATATTTCATACTAGCACTGGAGGGAGCACAAACCTGTAAAGACCCTTCTCTCAACAACCTCTCGGTACTCTTGGCTGATATTTTGCCTTAAAATCTGCCAATTTTAGAAAGGATTACAACAAATGAGATGTAAAGAAAGCTGAATCTAAGTGGAAGAGGAAAATTTCAGCTATAAAGGTAATACCTGAAATTCAGCCATCTTATCCTTTAGCTTCTTTTGAGCAGCTCTGCAGTAAAATATATAAGTGACACAAATGAGTTATCTTTTCTGGAATTGTGTGCATTTCCTCAGCTACACTACTATACACAAGGCTTCTGATGTCGAGCAACGAGAACCTTGAAATGTCAGTATCATTAACATGGCTTGGAggtattttttatttcatttaacATACGTAGAAAAGCTACAGATAGGTAATTACACTGTTCTTGCAGTTCTCGTGCGATCAACACCGGTATTTTCTCCACATCCTGGCTTTTTCCTATTGGTTATATTCTGGAAAAGATAGAAATGCAGTTCATTAGGGGAACTTTTATTATTGCACTTCGCCAAGAAAAAGAAGTATGAGAAATGTTATTTACCTCTCTGTTTAGTTGTTCAATCTTTGATTTCACTGATAAAGCAATTTTTCCGACTTCATCTACATCTTTTTCCATACGCTGCCTTATTGCTGCGAGCCATGATACTATTAGTTTCTGAAACTGAACCAGTGCAAATATAGTTGAAATAAAGGCAAGGGATTACATGATGCTCATTTGAACCATTTGGTGGCATGATCCATTTCAAGAATAGTTTACTCTACTCTCCAAATATAGTACCATTTCTATGTTGAGTACAGTTGTTATAACATGAGCAATAACATAATAGCATCAGTAAGAAATACCTTTCATGGAAGCAGCTTTAGTTACGGACATGGACTCTTCATTTGCATCCTGTAGACATCAAATTAGTATGATGGAAAACTAGCTATTATTTCTTGTTCATAGCAAAAGCTAATACTAGAACATCTGTAAAAAGTGCAATGCCAGGTCAATCACCGTGTACA
This portion of the Papaver somniferum cultivar HN1 chromosome 11, ASM357369v1, whole genome shotgun sequence genome encodes:
- the LOC113323294 gene encoding syntaxin-132-like, encoding MNDLLTDSFEIPRGQGSRGGDIELGNNPPMNPDMGLEKFQKQIDEIDKQIEKLNKLLKKLQDANEESMSVTKAASMKAIRQRMEKDVDEVGKIALSVKSKIEQLNRENITNRKKPGCGENTGVDRTRTARTVAAQKKLKDKMAEFQILRQNISQEYREVVERRVFTVTGTRADEETIDQLIETGDGDQIFQKAIQEHGRGQVMDTLAEIQERHEAVRDVEKKLLELQQIFMDMAVLVESQGDMLDNIESQVSSAVDHVQSGNTALQKAKKLQRNSRKWMCIAIIILLIIVVIIVVAVLKPWNAKKGA